In one Bacillus rossius redtenbacheri isolate Brsri chromosome 11, Brsri_v3, whole genome shotgun sequence genomic region, the following are encoded:
- the LOC134536977 gene encoding V-type proton ATPase 16 kDa proteolipid subunit c-like produces the protein MTDDTAPVYSAFFGVMGAASAIVFSSLGAAYGTAKSGVGISAMAVMRPELIMKSIIPVVMAGIIAIYGLVVAVLIASGINPPPDYKLYKGFLHLGSGLSVGFSGLAAGFAIGIVGDAGVRGTAQQPRLFVGMILILIFAEVLGLYGLIVAIYLYTK, from the exons ATGACGGACGACACCGCGCCTGTGTACTCGGCCTTCTTCGGCGTCATGGGCGCCGCGTCGGCCATCGTCTTCAGCT CGCTGGGGGCGGCCTACGGCACGGCCAAGTCCGGCGTGGGCATCTCGGCCATGGCTGTCATGAGGCCGGAGCTCATCATGAAGTCCATCATCCCCGTGGTGATGGCGGGCATCATCGCCATCTACGGCCTGGTGGTGGCCGTGCTGATCGCCAGCGGCATCAACCCGCCGCCCGACTACAAGCTCTACAA GGGCTTCCTGCACCTGGGCTCCGGGCTGTCCGTCGGCTTCAGCGGCCTGGCGGCGGGCTTCGCCATCGGCATCGTGGGCGACGCCGGGGTACGCGGCACCGCCCAGCAGCCCCGCCTCTTCGTCGGCATGATCCTCATCCTCATCTTCGCTGAGGTGCTGGGGCTGTACGGCCTCATCGTCGCCATCTACCTCTACACCAAGTAG